DNA from Daphnia pulicaria isolate SC F1-1A chromosome 3, SC_F0-13Bv2, whole genome shotgun sequence:
cagcagcgcacacaaacaaatatcaaaaacaGACTATATGTTCCTAGCCGAGCTGCACAGGAATATCACCGGTCGATTGTGGCGGGTGGTTCGAATTGATTCGTCCATAACTAAAGATATACATTTTGTATGTTTGTATGGATCTCTGTTGGCTCCTATCTGGGGACAAGTCTTTGTCCGTCCGGCATCCAACCGGCACGCAACCCAAACGACCCCCTCGTACCAACGTCTAAAGACGACGACGGGCAGTGCGGCCATCGGTGACGGTCACCGAGACATTTGTACACTGTTAGCTCCACCTCAGTTGCTGGAACAGTACGCACGGAAGAAACTcgtcccaaaaaagaaaaaagaaacagaaataagGGAAAGACGGACGACATTCGCCCGGGTACACATTCGGAAACAATTTTCTTGTATGTATGCTGGACGGCAATAAAACGAATAGCATTCAAACAGTGGGTTGATATTTGTCAGTATTTGACATCCAGTCGCCTGCAGCATGGGTTATTATGACTTGCCGTGagctaataatatttttttttgtagacgTGTACAGTCGTATACTAGTATACCGTGTCCGCTTGTATTTCAGCGACGGGACTATTTTATGTACTGCGCAGTGAATAAAAGACCTAGCTACACCGTGTACGTGCTATTTGACGTCGGCTGTAATAGTCTGTTGGCTTTTAAGCGCCTACGTatatggaggaggaggagggtggaagaagaaacatGTCGACTTAATCTGGGCCGAGTGCTGCTGGTTATGCTGGCCAGGCCAGCGTACGAATCGTCGCGGGAGCGCAATGATCATCACATCAAAGTCGTTTTCTCccggtaggaggaggaggattgcCAGCAGGCCCCTCCCATTACGTAACTGTCGGATTATTACGAGGTTAAATGGAGTAGTGGtagtggtagtggtggtggtggtacggTACTCACGTTGTTGACTGCAACGGCGGATGATGTTCTCCAAGAAGGTGTTTTGCGGGGCCACCAGGCCCCGCCTTCCTCCCGGCATCACTACTTTGATACTGTtgattttcgaaattttggtGGTTACACTGAGCCGCTCCGATCAGCAAAACGCCACCATCCTGGTGTGTCCcgttgaacaacaacaacaacaacaacaaaaataaaaataatcaaatccgTTGATGGGTCAGTCGTCGCCTTGAACGGATTGGGCCAAACAGGAAGAGTGCGGGAAACAAATCCAGGCAGGGATGAATAATATGGTAGCACCAGGAAGGAACACAACCCCTAAAAACTGAGAGATAAGGAAACGGCGGTTGGGTGGGTGGTCTAGACGTACGTAAACGCCAAGAGTATCAActcgaaactttttcttcttcttgcggcCAATAGggttttccctctctctctctctctctgtcgagCAGTAGTACAGGGTGGGCCAAAGTAAGTATTAACACTCCATTATAGACGGGCCAGTAGTCAGTTGGGGTCCCGAAAAACTTTGCCGCTCGCCGATTTCCCTCCTATTcggttgaacttttttttcttccgagaCACgcacgcagagagagagaaacacttGCGGGCACCACGGACGAACAAACTCCAAGCAGCGTCGAAAGCGGAActgtagacacacacacacgcacactgGACTGGATGTTATCGAAggattttattgatttgatttctggGCATCAGCAACAccggcagcaacaacaacaacaactcgaaatgaaaatgaagtgCAGCACCGAATCCAAATGTCTTGAGGTCCATTAGCCGACACCTTCTTCTCGGCCGGACATGGTTGGAGCTGATCGAAATCTTCGTaggtttttatttccaattcAGAAATAAAAGTCAATGGCAACTGTTGGAATCGAACGGCAGatggagaaaaaaggggatgCCCTTTTCCTAAACGTTTCCTTTATGTGACATCCGGCGAAAAGAGGCTGACCTTTTGGTTAGATTCCGGCCGTTAAGTAAAATCAGGAGGATGTGTTGTGGATAACCCCGGGCAGGAAAAGGGCGCCCGGCGTTGGTGGGCTGATGGTGGTGAGAGATATTATTGTTTCTCGATGATTTGGGATTGCCAAAGGTGGTAATTTCCAGCAATTGCGTGATTGCTATTTCCTTTTGAATGTTGGCGACCACCGCATTGATTGGCTcttctctattttttcccggccgttgttgttgttgttgtttcgacTGGCCCGCGATGTTTGGTTGGTTGCGACTCCGTCACACATCAGAGAGGAGCAGCTGGTTTGGCCTAGGCATGTTTTCAGTGCCCGTTGGGTGCCAGCCGCAGCACGGGCCAGCGTACAGTCATCGAGTAAACAAGATTACAACCAAGACACTCTAGGAAGAAGAGGGGCGACGTTGTTAGTCcaggtggggtggggtggtgcTGGCCGGGCTTCGGGTGAATAGAAAAGAGACGACGAGTTCACGCTCACTGTTGGGCCGGTGAACTGGCAATTGAATAATCAATAATAAGCTGGCCGCCACTAGATAGACAGTGTCAGTGGACACTTTATAACATTGGGCGACTTTTCTATAGCTGCTGCTCCTTCTGCTCGTCGCGccctttttgatttgtttttcttctgttttttttaataccaaGACTGCGATGATGGAATGACGTTGCTATTAGCGACGGATGTTGATTATCAACCGCCCAGTCGCAACGTCACGCTTGTTGCAGCAACACCAATAAGATTCCTTCCGGCCAAACGGGGGTGGAGAGAATGAGGTTTCGATTTTGCACCTTGATGAGGTTGGGGTTGACGTCCGGAAATCTCTCTTTGACTTCTTCCTTAGTTGTCAGTAAACAGCAGAAAATAGGAAGAAGAAGCGTTGCGACTGTCGGGGgtggacaaacaaaaaaactaaaaaacaaaaaggagaatcGCTCTGACGCACACACGTTCGAAAATTGCACTTTCGTtgatcctttttccttttctgtttgtttctattttcgtTGGTTTCTTGTTTCGCTCAAATGTTTTGCCGATTTAATGTAGGAACGAGCGACTCAAAACGTGAACGGCTGATTAAATTGGTTCGGTCCGGGGTTTAATTGTAACAAAaacagaacacacacacaaacacagacGTCGAGGGGTGAGGAGAGCACAGACGTCAGATGGTGTGAAGCctcttcgttcgttcgttcgggtTTGGGAGGGGGCCGAACGTAAAAAATGTTCGGGGTCGCCTAACTCTCTCCGCGCCCGTGGCTAACTGTGGCCCGACCGCCGCTCTCTGCTTATGCTATCCTCACTCGGCTCTCTCTCTACGCACGTTATagtccagccagccagcctaCTACTAGCGGTATACATGTACTCcacgactactactactactatactacCTTCGGCGATCCAGCCCCGACGGGAGCACCACCTCCCCCCCTTTCCCGACCCCTTCTttgaggggggagaaaaaaaaaaccacccaGTCCCGACGACGTCCCGTGTGGATTCCGCTGCGGCACGGCCACGAACGTAACAAACAACACAAGGAGATGGGGGAGTGGGGTGGGGGTGGGGCTgagagagggagaaaaaaaggagcgggGGGAGGAAATGCAGAGAGCGCTTGCGTCCCCCCCCAGTACCACACTAgcattcttttctattttgtttctaTTCTATATCTTTCTCTCGGTATATATGGTAGACAAACCGTCCCTGGCGACTGCTGTACGTATACTCTTTGCCCGCGTTTTATTCCATGAAAAATTGATCGATCATTAAAAATTGGGTGCATGTCTCGCAAGTTTATTCAGATTGGAATTAGATTATCACAATCGGATCACTTCCTCCCCAAATGCTGCTGCCGTACTTGACAGAAATTCCTTTCATTGGGCAAATGACAATCTAGACTTCTTGGAAGGGACCAGGGAGAAAATTCTCAACTTGGCTTGGACCGTCTTACATCTACGCCCCCTGCTGATTTTGGCATTCGCAAACTTGGAACAGTCCACAAGTTTTCATAATTTCAAAGTTAGGGATTGGGAAGtttttttgaaatggaaacCACGTCCATCACCCACGGGTTACGATTACGGGCGGCGCCCGCCAGGAGTTGGTTTAGGCgagaattaaaaaacgcgCGCGCGCCGGGTTAGAAAGGTCTTCGTCTTGCCTGTATTGCAAGCgagtgaaaaaaagggggataggaaaaaaaattttcccttcGCAAATTGAGgagtgtttttttgttatttttttaacatttaacgAGAAAATATTATTGGTCGAACCTCAAATTTCCATTTTACATGAACCATACGATTCGTAGAAACTAGCTGTTTTACACTGGTGTTTATGCATTTGACGTTATTTTGGGATTAAAGTGAGCCATGTCTTACCCACCTCGTCCACCCGGGATGAACTTGACGCCTGGCCAGATGCCGGTACCTCAATACATGACAGGTTACATTCAAAACAGTAAAACGTTGCTATATTTcgccgtttttcttcttgacaTAACGCTCATATTTCTCTTACTCACAGGACACATGATGCCCGCTGGGATGCCACCAGTAAGTATTGACATCACGTAGCATCCAGATTTTTTGTAAGCTAACTTTTCCACTTCATTTTACGTTTTAGGGAGGCATGATGATGGGGTACCCTCCTATGGGTCATCCTTCCCAAATGTCAGGACAGATGCCACCGCAGATGCAGTCTCAAATGCAACCTCAAATGCAACCACCCCAGCCTCAGATGTCACAAGGTCCGAGGACACAAAATCAAATGCAACCTGGCTCCATGCAGCAGTCTCCCACTGTCATTTCTAGGGGTCCCAGGCCTGCCAATGAAGGTGCTGGTCCATCAGTCACCGTCTTTGTGGGAAACATCACAGATCGTGCCCCTGACAACATGATGAGGCAGATTCTTCAACACTGTGGTTCTGTTGTTAGCTGGAAAAGAGTACAAGGAGCATCTGGTGTTCTTCAAGGTACAGAAAGTCTTACAAATAGTTTCAAGAAGTACTGGATCTCTAAACTGAAATTCGTTATTTTATTGTAGCCTTCGGCTTCTGTGAATTCAGCAATCCAGACCCAGCTCTAAGAGCGATTCGCTTGCTGCACGAACTGGAAATTGGTGAAAAGAAATTGGTGGTGAAAGTCGATGCCAAAACGAAATTAATTCTAGACACTTACAaaggtaaataaaaacaactatCGAAATTTAACCGGTAGTTGACTCTTCGTGTTCTTTTTCATAGCTGACAAAATCAAAGCTGCTGGTGGAGGATCGACCAATGGCGATGACGAATTCCTTACACAGGAACAACGAGTTCAAGACAAATGGGTTAAAGAACGAATCGGTCAGACTCTCAAGGACTACGAATCGGAAATGCAAGCTAATCAAGCCAGAGGTACCGCAGTCCGTCCGTTGACGCAGTTTAATCGACTTTCTATTATAATTCATTGATTCTTTCCAACCCCATTGCagctgaagaaaaagaaagaagagaacaaGATAAGGAAAAAGCTAGAGCggccaaaaaggaagaagccaATAGTTTGGATTTGAACGTAAAAATCTTTATTtagcctttttgtttttgttttactacGTGCTGCTGATTTGACTAATTGCTTTGTTTCACAGAAATTCGAAACTGAAattgaagaaggaaaaaaggactTGATTACCCGTGAAATAGGAAAATTTCGCGAAATCGCCAAAAAGCAAGATGAAGAAAAGGAAGCTGAGcgtaagaaaaggaaagaaaaagagcgtGATCGCGAGCGGCGAGACAGGGAAAGGGACAGAGAACGTGATAGACCAAGTGGTAGGGACCGCGGTGGTAATGATAGAAATGATCGCGACCGAGACAGAATTTCGGATCGAGACAGGAATCGCGACCGAGACAGGAGACGTGATAAGGAGAACGAAAATCATCGGCGGTCACGAACTCCACCGCAAAGATCACGCACCCCACCTGGACCACCGGCTCAGCCAAGCACACCGCCCCGAAGAAGTAGATCTCGAGACCGAACCGAAGTGGAGGCTCGCCCGCCACGTCGAACAGAAAAAGATTATTTAAgggagaaggaagaagaagaagaagctctggAGAGGAAGAAAGCAGAGAAGAAGGcacgagaaaaagaagttgctTATCAGGTAAAAGATTTCACCTTGCATTTGGCGGTCGTCCAAGTGGTCCTTAGCGGATTGGTCTGCACTATCGATCCCGACCTGCCGTGACGCGTGTGTATTGCCCAGAACagcataacaacaacaaaaagagggCTGGGAATACGTTGATCATAACTTTGATAGTTTCCATTGGAGTGGATTAGTCTGGAATGACCATCGTAACCTTTTCTTGTTCACCGTTTGGGATGCTATGCTGTCGTGCGTTTCTTTACTCACGCAAGTACCGAgactgggcaaaaaaaaactcggtTTAATCAATCCATTGCGCCCTTTTTGCCTTCCTGTTTTCTATCTTGTGATCTCGTGTGCCGTGACCGTAAAGTATAAGAAGAGGCAATAGTTGTGAGGTCCCTCCGTTCTTGATTTAAGGATTTCCAGTGATAATGCCAAGTTGGAATTGATTTCTCTTGTggctggtttttgttttttttatcatttccttTTGGGTGGATTCAACAGGAACGGTTGCGTCACTGGGAGAGCCGAGAACGGAAGAAGCTCCGTGATTACGACAAACTCGAGCTCAAGGAAAAGGAAAGGATTGAAGAACAACAGAAACAAGCCGTTTGGCTCAAACAGTTCCTTGAAGACTATGACGACGAAAGAGATGATGCAAAATACTATAAGTAAATTTTGTCTTCcatctcattttctttattgaatCAGCCTAATGTTTCTTTCTTGGAATTGCGCAGAGGCCGTGAAATGGAGCGCCGGCGAACAGAGCGCGAGAGAGAAACGGAATCAGACACACGTGACCGTCAAAAGGAGAAGGAAGAGCTCGAGGAACTCAAGACGAAAATTTTCTCTGAGGGCCACTCAGATCCAACAGCAACTCTTAAACAGGTAAGAGAGGGAAAGCTCAAAGTTTCACGAACGTTGGATGTAAAACCTTTTGGGAATTTTCCTAGGCTCTTTACGAAAGGGAACAACAGTACAAGCCTCAGATACTCGTGCCAGCACCTCCTGTCAGTGATGCCCCCCGCTCTTTCTCTCCCATGGACGTGTCTCTACCATCACAACCATCGGACGTGGAAGATTTCCAGTTGACGAAAGATGTCAATTCCACCACGCCCGTTTCATCAGCTCCATCCACTCCAACCGGACCAGAACCTAAAACAATTAGCTCTAGTGTTGCGAGCAGTGTCATTGCCATGGAAGAGGATTCCATGTCAACAACGAATTCCTTAAGTCCTCTTCCAACTGAAAGTGACAGCAAACAAGGTACGATAATTGGCCATCGATTGTCCAACTAACATATTACTAattgtttctctttctgtATTACAGGATCACAGGGACCCAGTTTAGTATTCAATAAGCGGAAAAAGCTGGAAATCAAAGCCGTTTTCAATGCTGATGAAGACGACACAGACACGACCAAGAAGAAACGGAAACTTGTACCTCTTGGTGACATAAtcagacattttcttttcataaaatttatgttttaaTTCATTCGTTTTCCAATAGACTATGGCGATGAACTtgctaaaaaggaaaaagagccCAAGAACACagaggagaagagaaaaaatatcaagAGTCTTATCGAGAAAATTCCTACGGATAAAGCATCCCTCTTTGCTCATCCTGTTGAGTGGAGCTTAGTGGACAATGTAAACAATGCATAAGTTCGCGTTGTCGAATAACCGCTtaaattcttgttttattttccccatAGGTGATAATGGAGCGGCGCATTAAACCGTGGGTCAATAAAAAGATCGTGGAGTACATCGGAGAGCCCGAGCCTACTCTAGTTGAATTCATTTGTTCCAAAGTATTGATAGGAAGCCAACCACAAAATATCATCAATGATGTTCAGATGGTAAGgtcttaatttctttaaattttaaaatgcaattcCTATTTtaaccattttatttttattaggtACTTGATGAAGAAGCAGAGGTCTTTGTTGTCAAGATGTGGCGCTTATTGATCTATGAATTAGAAGCAAAAAAATTGGGTCTCATGACTAAGTGAAAAGGGGTGATTGAATTGGGTCTCTATTTTGCAATTGGTTGTTGTTACATTCACCCCATATTATGTACAACTAATTACACAGCAATTTGACAAAACACTgctttgaataaattttttttatcaaactttaagagaaaatgaagcacCACATGAACAACCACTTTCAGCTTTAGGGTTCTTCAATATGTGGAAGGCAGAGCGGATTAACTCAGACTGGAAATCAATTGTGGCTCCTTCAAGGTATTGCATGGAATCTTTGTCAATAAAGACTCTCGCACCATCTCTTTCAACCACACTGTTTTAATGAAAACCGTCAAAAATTATGTTGATTTTGTTAAGTTTTTAAGTACAAACCAGTCATCTTCATTTGCCGTGGTGTCCAAATTAAACAAGTACTGAAATCCCGAACATCCTCCTCCTTCTACCGATATCCGAAGCGTTTTCTCTGGGGATTTTTTATGCAGTTCCTTCAATCGTTGGACGCACTTATCCGTCATCTTTATTGATCCTTGTACGGTATCCATTTGAACAGCATTGTTTAAAGATGAGAATGCCGAAATATGTGATGGGAATCTTGTTAATCGGTTTACTAATGCCGCATAAAACATTGTTATTGTTTAATAGAAATATCACGTAACAATacgaaaacgaaacgaaatcAGACGAAAAAAAGCACAACCACAGTtgcattttacttttattttgaaaaactcgtCATAAAATTCTTAATTCCCGGTTTATTCATACACGAAGattaaataacatttttaattctaaaattttaatgtaaaattttGAAGGGGAGTTTTTATATTGTTTTTAAAGTTAACCAGCAAAGTCAAATTTCATTCGCAACTCACATCAAGATCAGCCGAAGTCGAACAGAAAAATCATGGCTGCTCTACGTCTCTCCATAGGCTCTTCGAAGCAAATTGCCAAAGTATTTCGTGGCAATTTCAGAGTTTCGGCTTGTTTCAAACATCAGGTTATACATGTTTGTATAAgagtaaataataaaacaaaaatgtgtcaATGAAGTTCCTTGTACCTTGAATGATTTTGCCACATCCTGTTGGTTACTTTCATCTTACAATTAATTTAATGATATTTCTTCGTATTGGTTTTTAATCTCAGGAAACATGTGAAATTGGTATTCAAGAGCCTAGCTACCTGTCCATCCAACAGCGAAATGATGTGAGGTGCCAATGGAATCCAATCACAGTTTTCAGTCGAGGATTCAGAACTTCTGCAGTACTAGGTGAAATTCACTAGTTCCAAATGGCAATAAAtagtcataataataaaaaaatactttttttagGAGATGCGAAAACTGTGATGGTACCACCATTTGCAGACTCCATCAGTGAGGGTGATGTAAGATGGGATAAAGGTATGCTTCTTCCAGAGAGTATTGGTACAACTGTATTAGTAGCACAGAAATGATCTTTGAGTGGAAATGTCAATCTTGAAGCTTAATTTCAGTATTTTTAAGTCAAAGatttcaaatcattttgcttacttttctttgtttcaacTTGATAGACTTGCACCTGTGGATCTTATGGTGTTTTTCAtagaatgtttttgttttctgtagcTGTTGGTGATACAGtccaagaagatgaagaagtatGCCATATTGAAACGGACAAAACATCGATCCCGGTTAAAGCCCCTTGCAGTGGGGTCATTACTGAGTTGTGCGTTGGTGATGGTGCTACTGTTCAACCCGGAGCTAAACTCTTCATTATGAGTGCAGGTAACTATTATGCTACcagaaaattttacatttaaaaataaatttaaaccgTTTTTTAATCTAGGAGGTGCTGCCAAAGCTGCTgctcccgctgctgctgctgctgctcctccaACACCTTCACcagctgctcctgctcctccACCGCCTACCCCTGCCGCCCAACCTGTTTCTGGTGCGATCCCATCAACACCTCCTCCTCGCCCATCCCCTCCGACAACCCCCATTTCTGCCATCCCAGCAGCAAGCATCCAACCTCGGGTTGCTGCTCCTGTTAACGTTACGCAGACGTCCCAAGTACGAATTAAATGTCATTCCCCCATCATTTTAACCtatttcttaatatttttcatcTCTAGGCTGTTCCCCTAGCCCGTCTTCCACCTGCAGATTATAGCAAGGAAATTACTGGCACGAGAACCGAACAGCGCGTGAAAATGAACCGCATGCGGTTGCGTATTGCTCAGCGGCTGAAGGAAGCTCAAAATGTCAACGCTATGTTGACAACTTTTAACGAAATTGATATGAGGTGAGGTAGTATACCATTGTCTCTTGAGGCCGTAAGTTAATTAACATATTTCGTTTAAATTCACAGCAACATCATGGAGCTGAGAAAAACACACGGTGACGCCTTCTTGAAAGTTCACAAAATCAAGTTGGGTTTCATGTCAGCTTTCGTCAAGGCCGCTGCTTGCGCCCTTGCTGATCAACCTACTGTCAATGCCGTCATCGACGGAAATGAAATCGTCTATCGCGATTACATCGACATATCTGTGGCGGTTGCCACACCAAAAGTAATTCTGCTACAGTTTAGCATTCAGAGTTAaattattgaattaatttttttttatttttttatttgaagggTTTGGTGGTGCCCGTTCTACGTAATCTAGATTCTATGAACTATGCTGACATTGAAAAGGCTATTGCCGCAATGGGTGAGAAGGCAAAGAACAACGCATTGGCTGTAGAAGATATGGATGGAGGTACTTTTACCATCTCCAACGGTGGAGTCTTTGGCTCATTATTCGGTACCCCAATCATCAACCCTCCGCAATCTGCTATTTTGGGCATGCATGGAATTTTTGATCGTCCCGTCGCACGCAATGGCCAGGTACGATAGACTAAAATTAATAACTAAAGACtcatcaaaaacaaatatcaaTCGCGAGttgttattatatttaaattgatttctttaGGTGGTTATTCGTCCCATGATGTTCGTAGCTTTGACTTACGACCATCGGCTTATCGACGGAAGGGAAGCTGTGACTTTCTTGCGCAAAATCAAGCAGACAATCGAAGACCCCCGTACTCTGCTCTTATCAATCTAAGATAAGCTTTTCATAGAAAGGGACCTTATATATTGCGAATCATTTATAGGAAGCACTAGTTTAAAGTTCCCGATTCAGTTGCATTCTACAAATCTAGAAGGAAACATGAGagttataaataataataaaaaataaaaagaatcgaGTGTTCCCTTAAACATACTGAACTGCGTTCGTCTGTTTtcggtcttttttctttattcttctttatttcgttttctacCCCTAGGTGGCAGTGAAAGACGAATCACGTATGAAAATACACTATTTCTGTTTGAATCATCACAAAATCCGTGTGCTCCTGATCCTTTTAGTAAGGATTAACGACAACTTAACTATTTTGACGATTCTTagaaacttgaaatatttatgCATCCTAGATCCTAGAATTAGCGGATTGGCGGTTGCAGTCGATTTCGCTTGCTTGGAAGTTATTATCAGTCAGTTTGGTTTAGAATGATCATTGATCGCTTGTATTGGTCACGAGAACGTTGATATTTCGTTGCGATGGCGGTTTCTAGGGAAGAGCAGTTGGCAAAGGAAGCAAGGAACTTATAAAGTATTCAGACGCTTATACGTTCGTGACATCATCAAGTCCGGCATGTATTACATACGTTTAATATTGCGCAATAGCTACCATATTCCTAACTCCTGAACTATCCATCAGTGCCAAGAACTTTCAGTGTGgcgcccttctttttttttctaaagtaTGTAATAATCTTGCCTTGCTTTTCTGAcgacgaaaggaaaaaaaatgtcgggaAAAACTTTTGGGTCTTTTGAGAgttgtaaaaaaggaaaaaaaaaaaaggttataacGTCACGACACTCGGTTTCACAGTTGGCCCGGCTTTTTTTCTCGACACCTCTCGCACGGTGTCTTCAATGAGTTAATTGCCTAAAATGTACGTAATGTGGAGTTTGAACCtgctgaggaaaaaaaattgtataaattaataatcaaGGATAGAGGGAAACTTTGGATTAACACGAAACCTCACAAAGTTGTGGGACAGCGTCATCTAATTCAGACAGAAGAGAGAAGGGGGGTGTGAACAGTCAGATTTGGAATTGGATCGTCCTAGgattaatttaaagttttcttgGTGAaagtatttgaataaaaaaaaatccttaaaGAGTAAAAAGATAATAATGATACAATTTTTCTCTAatgtggaaaataaaagacactGAATATTTAGGTTACCTTTATGATAAAAACTGACAACAACGATTATTCATCACAGTTGTTCACATCGTGTGGCCATTGCTGCAATAATGAGTGCGATCTGTAACGTACATTTTTATTCCCCGCACCATACTTGCCATATG
Protein-coding regions in this window:
- the LOC124328407 gene encoding iron-sulfur cluster assembly 2 homolog, mitochondrial-like — its product is MFYAALVNRLTRFPSHISAFSSLNNAVQMDTVQGSIKMTDKCVQRLKELHKKSPEKTLRISVEGGGCSGFQYLFNLDTTANEDDCVVERDGARVFIDKDSMQYLEGATIDFQSELIRSAFHILKNPKAESGCSCGASFSLKV
- the LOC124328403 gene encoding RNA-binding protein 25-like isoform X1, with amino-acid sequence MSYPPRPPGMNLTPGQMPVPQYMTGYIQNRHMMPAGMPPGGMMMGYPPMGHPSQMSGQMPPQMQSQMQPQMQPPQPQMSQGPRTQNQMQPGSMQQSPTVISRGPRPANEGAGPSVTVFVGNITDRAPDNMMRQILQHCGSVVSWKRVQGASGVLQAFGFCEFSNPDPALRAIRLLHELEIGEKKLVVKVDAKTKLILDTYKADKIKAAGGGSTNGDDEFLTQEQRVQDKWVKERIGQTLKDYESEMQANQARAEEKERREQDKEKARAAKKEEANSLDLNKFETEIEEGKKDLITREIGKFREIAKKQDEEKEAERKKRKEKERDRERRDRERDRERDRPSGRDRGGNDRNDRDRDRISDRDRNRDRDRRRDKENENHRRSRTPPQRSRTPPGPPAQPSTPPRRSRSRDRTEVEARPPRRTEKDYLREKEEEEEALERKKAEKKAREKEVAYQERLRHWESRERKKLRDYDKLELKEKERIEEQQKQAVWLKQFLEDYDDERDDAKYYKGREMERRRTERERETESDTRDRQKEKEELEELKTKIFSEGHSDPTATLKQALYEREQQYKPQILVPAPPVSDAPRSFSPMDVSLPSQPSDVEDFQLTKDVNSTTPVSSAPSTPTGPEPKTISSSVASSVIAMEEDSMSTTNSLSPLPTESDSKQGSQGPSLVFNKRKKLEIKAVFNADEDDTDTTKKKRKLVPLDYGDELAKKEKEPKNTEEKRKNIKSLIEKIPTDKASLFAHPVEWSLVDNVIMERRIKPWVNKKIVEYIGEPEPTLVEFICSKVLIGSQPQNIINDVQMVLDEEAEVFVVKMWRLLIYELEAKKLGLMTK
- the LOC124328405 gene encoding dihydrolipoyllysine-residue succinyltransferase component of 2-oxoglutarate dehydrogenase complex, mitochondrial-like, with the translated sequence MAALRLSIGSSKQIAKVFRGNFRVSACFKHQETCEIGIQEPSYLSIQQRNDVRCQWNPITVFSRGFRTSAVLGDAKTVMVPPFADSISEGDVRWDKAVGDTVQEDEEVCHIETDKTSIPVKAPCSGVITELCVGDGATVQPGAKLFIMSAGGAAKAAAPAAAAAAPPTPSPAAPAPPPPTPAAQPVSGAIPSTPPPRPSPPTTPISAIPAASIQPRVAAPVNVTQTSQAVPLARLPPADYSKEITGTRTEQRVKMNRMRLRIAQRLKEAQNVNAMLTTFNEIDMSNIMELRKTHGDAFLKVHKIKLGFMSAFVKAAACALADQPTVNAVIDGNEIVYRDYIDISVAVATPKGLVVPVLRNLDSMNYADIEKAIAAMGEKAKNNALAVEDMDGGTFTISNGGVFGSLFGTPIINPPQSAILGMHGIFDRPVARNGQVVIRPMMFVALTYDHRLIDGREAVTFLRKIKQTIEDPRTLLLSI
- the LOC124328403 gene encoding RNA-binding protein 25-like isoform X2, which gives rise to MSYPPRPPGMNLTPGQMPVPQYMTGHMMPAGMPPGGMMMGYPPMGHPSQMSGQMPPQMQSQMQPQMQPPQPQMSQGPRTQNQMQPGSMQQSPTVISRGPRPANEGAGPSVTVFVGNITDRAPDNMMRQILQHCGSVVSWKRVQGASGVLQAFGFCEFSNPDPALRAIRLLHELEIGEKKLVVKVDAKTKLILDTYKADKIKAAGGGSTNGDDEFLTQEQRVQDKWVKERIGQTLKDYESEMQANQARAEEKERREQDKEKARAAKKEEANSLDLNKFETEIEEGKKDLITREIGKFREIAKKQDEEKEAERKKRKEKERDRERRDRERDRERDRPSGRDRGGNDRNDRDRDRISDRDRNRDRDRRRDKENENHRRSRTPPQRSRTPPGPPAQPSTPPRRSRSRDRTEVEARPPRRTEKDYLREKEEEEEALERKKAEKKAREKEVAYQERLRHWESRERKKLRDYDKLELKEKERIEEQQKQAVWLKQFLEDYDDERDDAKYYKGREMERRRTERERETESDTRDRQKEKEELEELKTKIFSEGHSDPTATLKQALYEREQQYKPQILVPAPPVSDAPRSFSPMDVSLPSQPSDVEDFQLTKDVNSTTPVSSAPSTPTGPEPKTISSSVASSVIAMEEDSMSTTNSLSPLPTESDSKQGSQGPSLVFNKRKKLEIKAVFNADEDDTDTTKKKRKLVPLDYGDELAKKEKEPKNTEEKRKNIKSLIEKIPTDKASLFAHPVEWSLVDNVIMERRIKPWVNKKIVEYIGEPEPTLVEFICSKVLIGSQPQNIINDVQMVLDEEAEVFVVKMWRLLIYELEAKKLGLMTK